The Desertifilum tharense IPPAS B-1220 genomic interval GATCGGGGCGCAAACGTCCTGCACAGCCTGATTCATCCTGAAGACATCGCTCAATTTTCCAGTCATCTGCGGGCCTTACAAGCGGGCAGCACCCTTGAAATCGAGTATCGGATTCAACATGCTAGCGGGGAATGGCGCTGGTTTCGCAGTCGCGATCGCCTCTGGCGCTGCACCCCCCAAGGGCAAGTTCAGCAGATTCTCGGCGCGGCTGAAGACATTACCGAACGCAAACGCACCGAAGAAGCCCTGCGAGAAAGCCAAGAACTGCTTCAAGGCTTTATGAACTGTAGCCCCGTCTTATTTTGTATCAAAGATGAGAGGGGGCATTATGTTTATGTCAATCCTTCAGTGGAGCAATTAGTAAACTGCAAATCTCCAGATATATTAGGGCGAACAGACGGGGACTTCTTTTCAGCCGATACCGCCCAACAACTCCGCGCCCACGATCGGGAAGTGATCGCACAAGGGAAGCCCATCCAGTTTTTAGAAACCCTGCAAATTGGCGATCGCCCCTACCATTACCTCTCCTTTAAGTTCAGCTTTCGCGATGCTTCCGGACAAAACTTGCTCGCCGTCATCTCCCTCGATATTAGCGATCGCATTCAAGCCGAAGAAGCCCTCAGCCGTCGAGAAGAAGAACTCCGCCTCATTGCCAACGCTTTGCCCGTCTTAATTTCCCGCGTGGATGCCGAACAGCGCTACCGCTTCAATAATCGCGGTTACGAAGAATGGTATGGGCATTCCCCAACCGAAATCTATGGGAAAACCCTGTGGGAAGTCATGGGTAACTCTGCCTACGAAAACATCCGCCCCTACGTCGAACAGGCTTTATCCGGAAAAAGCGTCACCTATGAAAGCCAGCTTACCCTCAAAGATGCCGGAAAACGCTATATCAGCGCCAGCTATATTCCCCAACGCGATCGCCAGGGACAAGTGGTGGGGTTTGTTGCCCTCGTCAGCGATATTAGCAGCCGCAAGCAGGCCGAAGCCGAAAAACAGCAACTCCTCGAACAACTCGGAACAGAACGGGAGTTACTCGAAGCCGTGTTGCAACAAATGCCCGCAGGCGTAATGGTTGCAGAAGCCCCCTCTGGCAAAATTACCCTGAGTAACGAGCAAATTCAAGAAATTTGGACGAATCCTCCCACCCTGGAACATTTTGGACATTTGAGTCAATACCCAGGCTTCCATCGCGATGGGCGTCCCTACCAAATCCACGAATGGCCGCTGGTTCGTTCGGTGCAGCGCGGTGAAGTCGTCACGGGAGAAGAAATTCATTTTATTCGCAACGATGGCAGTTCGGGAATTATGCTCGTCAACGCTGCCCCCATTCGCGATCGCCACAACCAAATTAAAGCCGGGGTGGTGACGTTCTACGATATTAGCGATCGCCAGCAGATGGAAGCCGCGCTGCGCGATCGCGAACACCGCTTTAGCACCCTATTTAATGGTATGGAAGACTGGGTGCTGGTGTATCATCTCTCGCCTGAAGGCACGCCCAGCCAACTGATTGAAGTCAACGAACAAGCTTGTCACAAACTGGGTTACAGCCGCGAGGAACTGCTGCAAATGTCTGTCACCGAGATTATCGATTCCACCTCAGTAACGCCTCTAGTGACGCTGGAGAAGTTAAAGAGCGAAAAACACGTAGTTATAGAATCCGTACATCGCACGAAAGCGGGGCAGTGTATTCCCGTAGAAGTGAGTGCTACTCTGTTTACCTTGAATGGCTTACCCACCGTGCAATCGATTTGTCGGGATATTACCGAACGCAAACGCGCAGAAGCCGAACGAGAACAGCTTTGGGAATGGGAACGCCAAGCCCGCGCTCAAGCAGAGGACGCCAACCGGATTAAAGATGAATTTTTAGCGGTACTCTCCCACGAGTTGCGATCGCCCCTTAACCCGATTTTGGGCTGGGTGCGGTTGTTGCGATCGCGCCAGTTTGACTCAGCAACTACCGATAAGGCTTTAGAAATCATCGAACGCAATACCAAGCTGCAAGCGCAACTGATTGAAGATTTACTCGATGTGTCTCGCATTTTACAAGGCAAGATGCTTTTGAATGTGATAGCTCTGAATATGATTGTGCCGCTAGAAGGGGCGCTAGAAACCGTCCGTTTGGCAGCCGAGGCAAAAGCGATCGCCCTGGAAACTCACCTCGAAGCGGGAGAAGTCTTGGGCGATCCGATGCGGCTTCAGCAAGCGATGTGGAATTTATTATCGAATGCGATTAAATTTACACCCCCAGGCGGTCGGATTGAAGTTCGCTTGCAAACTATCGGCGATGAGTTGCAAATTCAAATCAAAGATAGCGGTAAGGGTATCGCCCCCGCGTTTGTCCCCCATGTCTTTGAGTATTTTCGCCAAGAGGATGGAAGTACAACCCGGCAGTTTGGCGGGTTGGGGTTGGGGCTTGCCATTGTTCGCCACCTGGTTGAGTTGCATGGGGGGCGGATTTATGCCGAGAGTGCTGGCGAGGGCTTAGGCGCAACCTTTACCGTCAGACTGCCCCGCTTGCTCAGTCAACCCCCGGCGGATTCAGCAGGGGAGGTGCGGGTTGTCCCCTGGCGCGACTCCTGCGAAAATCTCGCGCCGCTGGCTGGCTTGCGGGTGCTGGTGGTGGATGACGAGCCAGATATGCGGGATTTGTTGGGGGTGGTTTTGCAGCAGTGGGGAGCTGAGGTACAGGTGGCGGCATCTGCTCGCGAGGCGTTAGGGTTAATATCTCGTCTCCCGTTCGATCTGGTTATCAGCGATATTGGGATGCCAGAGATGGATGGTTATCAGTTGATGCGCCAGTTGCGTTCGCGGCTGCCGGAACAAGGTTCTCAGGTGAAGGCGATCGCGCTGACTGCCTATGCGGGGGAATGGAATCAGCAACAGGCATTAGCGGCGGGTTTTCACAAGCATCTTGCCAAACCCGTGACGCCGGAAGTTTTACTAGAAGCGATCGCCACGCTCTTAGAAGATTAATAAATTTTGACTTGAAGTAAAACCAGCAGCTTTTGACGATCGGCTTCGGGAATCACGCGGGCAAAGGTTCGATCTTCTTTTAAAGCAAATAAAATCTGCTCTTGGGCGACCAGAGAACTGACTTTTAATTGATAGATAAAAATCTCTCTGGCAACCATTGAAGGCAAGCACAGTAAGATCCCTTTGGCAACGCTGCCCCCCTTTTCACCGGAGACTAATTCGGGGACATGATTGAGAACCCATTCGGTATCTAGGATTGCCAAACGCGAAGCAATCGGACGGCGATAGGTGACGGCAAGTGCGGCTTGGCGCAGATAGGCGATCGTCTCGGAGTCGTTGGCATCCACAATCGCGGCTAAAGCGGCTAATAGGGATTCTTCGAGCGTATAGCAGGCCGATCGCTGGGTCTGGGCATAGCTTGGCTCGCTTAGGGTAATCTCTCGGTACAGGGGTAAATTGTTTTGGAGATGCGTCAGAATTAAGCGGACGCCAAAACGCTTAGGTAGCTCTTGGACAATGGCTACGGCTTCAGTCCGGATGGAAAGCTGAGGATGCGTTAGGCATTGCGCGACAGACTGAATTAAGCGATCGCCGATTTCTGTATCGCCTGCGGCCACAATCGCTCGGATCATCCCGTTGCGAGGAAAGCGATCTTCTGGAATGAACCACACGCTTCCGGTTTGCAGTTGAGAAATGACTAATGTGTCAATATCGGTTTCGCAGCCAATTTCAATATGACCAATTTTCATGATGCATTATCCTTTCCCTTAAATCGCAGCAGTCCAATGCTTTTTTTGGAGAATCCATCGGTTGGCAAAAGACGGCGTTTTCTGCCGAAGCCATCGCGCTTTTGCATCCCTAAGATATTGAATCCCTTTTCAGTGTTCCCAAAAAAGCCGGAATTTGACTAGGGGATTTTTACAGAATTCTGCTGAAAAACCAAAATTTCTTTACTGAAATCTACGAAATCTTACTGTGCGTTAAAGGGCGATTAAATGCCCAATTCAAAGTTTACTCAATCTTGATAAAAGCCGGTCTAAATCCTACAAATCATTTTAATTTTCAGTTTCTAATTCTGATAAAATTAGGTCGCGCACCGCTTGGGCTG includes:
- a CDS encoding PAS domain S-box protein, with translation MLQEQIVRDDERENEQQTWMQQLADLSPGLLYLYDGVEERLLYLNERSRELLGYSPQALIDRGANVLHSLIHPEDIAQFSSHLRALQAGSTLEIEYRIQHASGEWRWFRSRDRLWRCTPQGQVQQILGAAEDITERKRTEEALRESQELLQGFMNCSPVLFCIKDERGHYVYVNPSVEQLVNCKSPDILGRTDGDFFSADTAQQLRAHDREVIAQGKPIQFLETLQIGDRPYHYLSFKFSFRDASGQNLLAVISLDISDRIQAEEALSRREEELRLIANALPVLISRVDAEQRYRFNNRGYEEWYGHSPTEIYGKTLWEVMGNSAYENIRPYVEQALSGKSVTYESQLTLKDAGKRYISASYIPQRDRQGQVVGFVALVSDISSRKQAEAEKQQLLEQLGTERELLEAVLQQMPAGVMVAEAPSGKITLSNEQIQEIWTNPPTLEHFGHLSQYPGFHRDGRPYQIHEWPLVRSVQRGEVVTGEEIHFIRNDGSSGIMLVNAAPIRDRHNQIKAGVVTFYDISDRQQMEAALRDREHRFSTLFNGMEDWVLVYHLSPEGTPSQLIEVNEQACHKLGYSREELLQMSVTEIIDSTSVTPLVTLEKLKSEKHVVIESVHRTKAGQCIPVEVSATLFTLNGLPTVQSICRDITERKRAEAEREQLWEWERQARAQAEDANRIKDEFLAVLSHELRSPLNPILGWVRLLRSRQFDSATTDKALEIIERNTKLQAQLIEDLLDVSRILQGKMLLNVIALNMIVPLEGALETVRLAAEAKAIALETHLEAGEVLGDPMRLQQAMWNLLSNAIKFTPPGGRIEVRLQTIGDELQIQIKDSGKGIAPAFVPHVFEYFRQEDGSTTRQFGGLGLGLAIVRHLVELHGGRIYAESAGEGLGATFTVRLPRLLSQPPADSAGEVRVVPWRDSCENLAPLAGLRVLVVDDEPDMRDLLGVVLQQWGAEVQVAASAREALGLISRLPFDLVISDIGMPEMDGYQLMRQLRSRLPEQGSQVKAIALTAYAGEWNQQQALAAGFHKHLAKPVTPEVLLEAIATLLED